In Marinobacter sp. M3C, the genomic stretch GGAACGGTCAGCAACGATCGCGATCAATACGTTATCCGCTTAGAACTAACCCACGGTTTTGCGTTAAACGGCCGCTAAGCGGCAGGGTTAATAACACAGGGATTCAAGGACGCACCTATGTTTTCACAGCGCCAGGCCATCAACCTGCCCTACGAATTGCCACCGCAATTAATCGTAGTGATCGACACCGAAGAAGAATTTGACTGGAGCGCCGAGCCAAACGCCCAGGCAAATCAGGTGTCGGCCATGGCGCATATCGACCGGGTACAGAGTATTTTCAACGAATACGGCATTTGCCCGTGTTACGTCATCGACTACCCAGTGGCCAGCCAACCCCACGGCTACGGCCTGTTGAAGCAGTTTGCCTCAGACGGCCAGTGCGAAATCGGCGCCCATTTGCACCCCTGGGTAAATCCGCCGCAAACCGAAGTGGTCAACCGCGCCAACAGCTACCCGGGCAACCTGCCTGAAGATCTGGAGCGGCAGAAACTCAAAATTCTTCAGCAAACCATCGCGGACAATTTCGGCGCTAAACCCACCACCTACAAAGCCGGGCGTTACGGCTTTGGGCCAAACACCACGGGTATACTTCAGGAACTGGGTTTCAACATCGATTTGTCGGTGTGCCCGCCCTTGGATTCCCGGGCAGACGGCGGCCCGGATTACCGGCGATTCAATGCCCACCCGTTCTGGTTTGGAGCCGACAGCGGCGAGCGCATTTTGGAAATCCCGTGCAGCGGCGGATTCATAGGTTGGGCTAACGCCCTTGCTATTCCGCTTTACCAATCTGCGCTGGCGCTGAAAAAGTTCAGAGCCCCCGGCATTCTGTCGCGCCTGGGCGCGGTTGACCGGTTAATGCTGTCACCAGAAGGCTTCGCCCCGGCAGAACACATAAAACTCACCCGTGCCCTGTACAAACAGGGTGCGCGCACCTTTACCTGGAGCTTTCACAGCCCCAGCGTGGTGCCCGGGCACACATCTTACGTTCAGAGCGAAGCGCAGCTGCGTTTATTTCTGGACAGTTTTCGACAGTATTTTGATTTTTTCTTTAATGAATTAGGCGGCCAGGCGTCATCACCTGCCCGCATTCGAACGCTTATGGAGAGAATGGCATGAAGGTGCTTGGCATATCACCGCTAGATAAAGACTCAACGGTATCCATCGTTGAAGATGGCAACATCCTGTTTGCCGCCGGCGAAGAACGGTTTACCCGGGTTAAACAGCAATCCGGATTTCCGCGCCTGGCCCTGGAAAAAGCACTTGCCTACACCGGCCTGTCCATGTCAGATTTTGACCAGGTTTGCTACCCGTTCCTGACCGCAGAAAACGAACAAAAACTGTTTTCCAAAAACATGGAAGACGAAAAAGAATTTATAAAGTCGTTTGAACCCACAGACCTGGGCCCGCAAATCAAAGAAGCGCTCAGCCGCGTACCAGACCGCAGTGAAGCCATTCACGGGCTAACCCACCCTAACGCCATGATGGAAAAGAGTTTTCTATACAACTCTTATTACTCCATGACAGGTGCCACAAAAATAGCATCCAACACCATGGCGCTAAAAGCCTCGCGGCAGTGGGGCGAAAACGCAAAAGAGTCCTTCCAGCATTGGCAAACCGAACTGACCGATGGTCTGGCCTCGGTAGGCTGGAGTGGCCCCATCAAACGCATGGACCACCACCTGTCCCACGCTGCCAACAGCTTTCTGTGCAGCGGTTTCGATCGTGCCCTGTGCGTTACCCTGGACGGCTACGGTACCGGCCTGGCCGGTTCCATCAGTGAAGGCCGCGACGGCAAAATCCATCGTTTGCACGGCCTGCCGTTCCCGAACTCCCTGGGCACCCTGTACGAACACGTTACCTCCAGCCTTGGCTTCAAACCCAGCCGCCATGAAGGCAAAATCGTTGGTTTGGCGTCCTACGGCGACCCGTCCATCCTGGGCGACATCCTGCTTTCACGCATTCAGCAAACGCCGGGTGATTTCCGTATTTACGAAGCCAGTAACGTGTTTTTCTCTCGTTACCTGGCGTCCAAGTTTCCAAAAATCGACGTGGCCGCGGCCTATCAGTACGTTCTGGAAAAAGTAGCCACCGATTACATTCGCCACTGGGTCAAAAAAACCGGCATAGACACCATTGTGTTGTCCGGCGGCGTTACCGCCAATGTGAAGCTAAACCAGCGCATCTTTGAAATCGAAGGCGTAAACCACATCTTCGTTTACCCCAACATGGGCGACGGCGGCTGCGGCACCGGCGCGGCGCTCTATCACAGCTGGCAGGGCGGGGCGAAGCCGTCCATTGATAACAGTTACATGGGGCCGGATTACTCCGAATCCGAAATGGAACAGGCCCTGAAAGCCGAAGGCCTGGAATACCAGCGCCCGGAGCACCTGGCCAAAGAAGTGGCCGAGCTGATCCACAACGGCAACGTAGTCGCGCGTTTTGATGGCCGCATGGAATACGGCCCCCGTGCCTTGGGCAATCGCACCATCATGTACCACGCCCGCGAGCC encodes the following:
- a CDS encoding polysaccharide deacetylase family protein, which translates into the protein MFSQRQAINLPYELPPQLIVVIDTEEEFDWSAEPNAQANQVSAMAHIDRVQSIFNEYGICPCYVIDYPVASQPHGYGLLKQFASDGQCEIGAHLHPWVNPPQTEVVNRANSYPGNLPEDLERQKLKILQQTIADNFGAKPTTYKAGRYGFGPNTTGILQELGFNIDLSVCPPLDSRADGGPDYRRFNAHPFWFGADSGERILEIPCSGGFIGWANALAIPLYQSALALKKFRAPGILSRLGAVDRLMLSPEGFAPAEHIKLTRALYKQGARTFTWSFHSPSVVPGHTSYVQSEAQLRLFLDSFRQYFDFFFNELGGQASSPARIRTLMERMA
- a CDS encoding carbamoyltransferase C-terminal domain-containing protein translates to MKVLGISPLDKDSTVSIVEDGNILFAAGEERFTRVKQQSGFPRLALEKALAYTGLSMSDFDQVCYPFLTAENEQKLFSKNMEDEKEFIKSFEPTDLGPQIKEALSRVPDRSEAIHGLTHPNAMMEKSFLYNSYYSMTGATKIASNTMALKASRQWGENAKESFQHWQTELTDGLASVGWSGPIKRMDHHLSHAANSFLCSGFDRALCVTLDGYGTGLAGSISEGRDGKIHRLHGLPFPNSLGTLYEHVTSSLGFKPSRHEGKIVGLASYGDPSILGDILLSRIQQTPGDFRIYEASNVFFSRYLASKFPKIDVAAAYQYVLEKVATDYIRHWVKKTGIDTIVLSGGVTANVKLNQRIFEIEGVNHIFVYPNMGDGGCGTGAALYHSWQGGAKPSIDNSYMGPDYSESEMEQALKAEGLEYQRPEHLAKEVAELIHNGNVVARFDGRMEYGPRALGNRTIMYHAREPEVNQWLNKRLGRTEFMPFAPVTLYEAREKCYHNIKGAEHAAEFMTITFDCTEFMKENCPAAVHVDNTARPQLIQRHVNPGYYDILKEYEKISGIPSLINTSFNMHEEPIVSSPEDGVRAFLQGALDYLAIGPFLVEHPNPQH